The Motilibacter aurantiacus region CGCGAGCTTCGGCACGATCTCCTGCAGCGTGTCCAGGTCGGGTCGCTTGGCCGGATCGATCGTGATGCTGCCCATGGGGTTGTTCGGGTCGGTGAGCCCGTTGTCCACGAAGAACCTCACCAGCCGCTCGTTGACCTCGATGACCGACGACAGGCCCTCCTTGACGAAGGGGATGTCCAGGTCGCCGGCCTGCTGCGCGGTCTTGAGCGCGGTGGTCACCTGTGCGAGGCCGTTGACGAAGTCGGCGACGGTGACGTTGCGGAAGTCGCCGAGCTGCGCCAGCTCGAGCTCCGGCGCCTTGAGCCCGTCGCAGAGGTTGCGGTCGTCCAGCGTGACCTTGCCGATCCCGGCGTCCAGGCCGGCCAGGCTCCCCGTGACCGCGAGGTCGAGCTTCGCGCCTCCGGAGGAGCAGGCGACCTTGAAGAGCCGGCCGGGGCTGTTGAGCTCGGTCGCGTCGATGACCCCGTCGTTGTTCGGGTCGACGAGCTTCGCGGCGACCGCGATGTCGGCCTTCGCGGTGCCGGTCGCGGACGCACCGAGCAGGCCGACGTTGACCGCGAGCGGGTTGTTGGCGCCGGCGAACGTGCCGTTCAGGTTGAGCCCGAGCTTGCCGAGCTCGACGCCGGCCGCCGGGATCGTGAAGCGGTCCTTCTCCGGCAGCGCGGGCCGCAGCTTGAACGTCACCTCGGACTTCCATCCGAGGTCGCCGCCGAGCGGCTGGCCGTTGAGGTTGAGGCCGTCGGCGAGGTAGGCGATCGGGCTGTTGCCCGCGACCCCGGCCTTGAGCTTGACCGTGACGTCGTACTCCGTCGCGGGCAGGTGCGGCGTGATGTCGACGTCCAGGTCCACCTTGAGCCCGTCGACGACCGGGACGTCGCTCGTGCTGTCCCCGTTGCCGTCGATGTCGTCCAGCGCGGCGTCGAGTGTGGTGATGCCCTGGCCGGCCCGGGCGGAGACCTCCTGGATCTTCTGCTGAACGAGCCCGATCCACTCGAAGGGCTTCTGCCACCACGAGTTGATGTTGCGCTGGTCCACGAGCGGGATCAGGTCCTTCAGCTGCGCGAAGGCGTTGATCTCGTCGAGCAGGCCGATGAAGTTCGAGATGCCTTGGCCGGCGGCGAGCGACGCCGACGGCAGCTCGGCCGGGACCGGCGTGCCGCCGATACCGAGCGCGGGCGCCGCGACCTCTTCGATGCGCAGCCCGTAGCCGTACAGGTGGCCCTCGGCGTTCGGGTGGAAGGCGCCGTTCTTGTCGTGCTGGTAGGCGAAGGACTCCATCAGCTGGCGGACCCAGCGGTCCTTCGCGCAGTAGCCGTGCTTGGCGTACCGCTCGGCGATGCCGTCGACGAGGGCCCACTGGGCGCCGCCGTTCGCGTTGCCCGCGGTGACCGCCGCCTTGACCGCCGCGTTGATGCCGGGCGACACGACGTCGTGTGCCCACTGGTGCTCGCTCTGGGAGAACCCGTCGTAGACCGTGCCCTCGGGGTCGGTGTTCGCGGCCTTCTCCAGCGCGGTCTGGCCGGTGCAGGTGGTGCCGTCGTCGAACTGGGAGACGTCGAAGTACTGGGTGGCGAACACCTTGCCCAGCAGGCCCTTGGCGGCCATGTCGTCGAGCTTCGCGTCGACCTTCGCGTAGAGCCCGGGCAGCTTCGGCATGCCCGTGTCGTAGATCTTCCTGGCGTTGTCGACGCCGGGGATGGACGAGGTGTTGCAGTTCTGCTGGGTGATGCACGCGAGCACGATCTTCGCGAAGCCCATGTCGTTCGCGCCGATGGACATGAAGAGGCCGTCGATCTTGCGGCCACCGGCCAGCCGGACCGCCTCGTCGAGCTGCGCGGGCTTCTTCGGCTTGTCCTTCGGCTCGATGCCCTCGTAGTCGCCGAGCAGGCCCTGCTCGACGGTGGCACCCGAGCACGCGAGGTGCAGGAAGGTCACCGACGTGTGCGGGTCACGCTTCTCCAGCCGGATCGCGGCCTGGGCGGGGCCGGCGAGCGCGGTGCGGTGGCACTGCTGGTCCTGCCAGACCGGCGCGTAGAACGGGAAGGGGCCGGCCTTCGCCGGGCCGAGCGTGTCCGGGTTGCCCTCGCCCGATGCGACGGAGTCGCCGACCGACACGAGGAGCACGTCCTTCAGCGTGACGGTCTGCGTGACGGTGACGTCGGCGTCGGACGCCAGGGCGGCGGTCGCGGAGTAGGCCCCGAGCGCAGGGAAGGACTGCTCGATCCGGCACGTGCCGGTCGCCGTCGCGGTGAACGCGCCGCCCGCGAAGGACCACTTCACGGGAGTGGAGGCGCCGCGCGCGGTGATCGCCGGCGCAGCACAGGCGTCGAACGTCACCTTCCATGAACCGGGCTTCACATAACTCGGGCTCGTGTCGTAGTCGACTCTCCCGTCCTTGTCCGCGTCCTGGCCTATCCGGTCGGCCATCGCCCACTGGAACGTCATGTCCGCGGAGCCGGGCGCGGCGCCGGCACGCATCGCGCCGGCTACGCCCACGGCGGCGAGCACCGCGAGGAGCAGGAGGAGCAGACGGCGCGGTGCGGACGGCCGTGCCGCCCGGTGGGCAGCCGGGGACCGGAACGGTCGAGGCAGGCGGACAGGCGTGACGGACACGGCGAGGTCTCCATTCGAAGCGGGCATTCCGGAGCCGACGGCGCGGTGCGGGCGGTCGCGACGACAAAGATCGCGTCCGTCGATGGCGGCCGGCGACCGTGCCTCCCGGCGCTTCGGGGTGGGGCCAGCACCACCGAGGCCCGGGCGGCGAGGCCCACCGCCTTCGTTCCACTCCCACGGTCGTGGGCGTCCGAGCAGACCTTCCTGCGCCTCGCTTGCCGCCGTGTTGTCACCCGCTTGTCATGCACGCCGTGGCGGGGCATACCGGGCAGAGGACCACGTACATCGGGTGGGGATTGTCCGTATCAGGCCTTTCGTCCCGTCCGGCCGGCCGACCGGGCACTGGGCGTGCACGGGGTCTATTGCGAGCAGGGCAAGGGCCCCTCGGCCTACCCTGGGGGGATGCCGACCGAGGACTCCGTGCACTTCGCCGTCCTCGGGCCGTTGACCGTCTCGACCGCCGGCCGGCCCGTGGAGCCCGCGGCACCCGCCCAGCGGGCCCTGCTCGCGGCCCTCCTCGTCGACGCGCCCCGGGTGGTGTCGCTGGAGACGCTGGCAAACCGGCTGTGGGAGGACCGGCCCCCGGCCGCGGGCGTGCGCAACCTGCACGCCCACGTGTCCCGGCTGCGGCGCGCGCTGGAGCCGCACCGCCCCGACGACTGGACCGTGCTGGTGACCCGGGCACCGGGGTACCAGCTCGACGTCGACCCCGACTCCGTCGACGCCGTCGTGTTCGAGAGCGAGGCGCGCAGGGCGCGGCAGCTGGCCGACGCCGGCGACACGGTGGCCGCACGCGAGCGGCTGGCCGCTGCCCTCGCCCTGTGGCGCGGGACGGCGTACGCCGACGTGCCGCAGCTGTTCGCCCGTGCGGAGGCGGCCCGGCTGGAGGAGCTGCGCCAGGGCGCGTTCGAGCTCGCCTGCGACCTCGACCTCGCGCTCGGCCGGCACGCCGAGCTGGCCGAGCAGCTGCCGTCCCTCGTGCGCGCCCAGCCGCTGCGCGAGCCGCTGCGGGCCGCGCTCATGCTCGCGCTCTACCGCTCGGGCCGGCAGGCCGACGCGCTCGCGGTCTTCACCGAGGGGCGCGAGGCGCTGGCCGACGAGCTCGGCGTCGACCCGGGCCGCGAGCTCAGCGAGCTGCACACCCGGATCCTGCGCCAGGACCCGGCCCTGGACCTTGCGAGCACGGTGAGCACGGTGAGCACGGCGAGCACGGCGAGCGCGGCGCCACCGCCCGCTCCGGCCGTCGCCGCCGCGCCTGCCGCGGCGCCGAGCAGCGCGCCGGCCCCCGCGGCCGAGCCGGCCCCCGGGCCGGCTCCGGCCTCTCCCCACGCCCCCGGCGTCCTCGTCGGCCGGGCGGACGAGCTCGTGGCGCTCACCGGCGCCCTCTCGGCGGCAGCGGGGGGATCGCCGCGCACGGTCGTGCTCGTCGGGGAGGCCGGCATCGGCAAGACCCGGCTCGCGGAGGAGGCAGCGGCGGTGGGGGCGGCGGACGGCGCTGTCGTGGCGTGGGGCCGTTGCTGGGAGCACGAGGGCGCCCCCGCGCTGTGGCCGTGGGCGCAGGCCCTGCAGAGCCTCGCGGAGTCGGTGGGCCCGGAGGTGACGCGCGCAGCCCTGGCCGGCCGGGCCGCGGACGTCGCCCAGGTCGTGCCGGGGCTCCGGCCGCTCGTCGACGAGCCGGCGACCGACGCGCCGTCGCCGGACGTGGCGCGGGTGCGGCTCTACGACGCCGTCGCCGCCTTCCTGACCGTGCTGGGGCGCGACCGGCCGCTGCTGCTCGTCCTCGAGGACCTGCACTGGGGCGACGCCGCCTCCCGGCAGTTGGCCGAGTACGTCGCCGCCACGTTGCGGGACACCAGGGTCGCGGTCGTGGTCACCGTGCGGCTGCCCAACGACTCCCGGGACCCCCAGAGCGCACGGATGCTGGCGGAGCTGGCACGCGGGGCCGGGACCCTCCGGCTGGACCTCGCGGGCCTCGCCGCGAGCGACGTCGAGGCGTACGTCGCCGCCGCGTCCGGCAGCGAGGTCCCGCCCGGCGTGGCGGACGCGATCCGCGGGCGCACGGACGGCAACCCCTTTTACATCGCCGAGCTCGTCCGCGCCCTCACCACGGAGGGCACGCTGGCCTCGCCGGCGGAGGCAGCCGTGCCCGGCACGGTCCGCGACGTCATCACGTCCCGGCTGCGCGCTCTGGGGCCGGAGGAGGGCGAGCTGCTGCGGGCGGTGGCCGTCACCGGACGGGCGTTCGACCTGGCGCTGCTGCAGGAGGTCACCGGCCTCGCCGACGCCGACCTCGACGACCGGCTCGACCGGGCGACCGCGGCCGGCATCTTCGTGTCGGAGCCGGACCACCCCGGGCGCTACCGCTTCGCCCACGCCCTCGTCCAGGAGACGCTGCTCGAGCAGACCGGGCCGGCCCGGCGCGCCCGGCTGCACGCGCGCGCCGGCGCCGCGCTGGAGCGCCGCCACGCCGACGACCTGGCCGGGCACGCGGAGGAGCTGGCCCACCACTTCCGGGCGGCCGGCAGCGCCGCGACCGCGCCGCAGGCCGTGCGCTACAGCCTGCTCGCCGCCGAGTCCGCCCGCTCGCGCTGGGCCTACGAGGACGCCGAGCAGCACCTGCGGGCAGCCATCGTCGCCGCGCAGCTGTTGCCGCCCGGCGACCGCGCCGAGCAGGAGCTCGCCGCCCGCGTCGCGCTCGGCTCGCTGCTCACCCACACTCTCGGCTACAACGCCCCGGAGGTGGGCGCCCAGCGCCGGCGCGCGCTCGAGCTCGCCCGCGAGGCCGGGTCTCACGGCGAGCTGCTCTCCGCGCTGTGGGGGACGTGGGGCCACGCCCTCGTCGGCGCGGACCTCGACACCGCCGACCAGCTGACCGACGAGATGAGCCAGGCCGCGCAGAGCACCGGCGACGACATGCTGCTGCTGGCGGCGCACCATGCGCGCGGCCAGGTCCGCTGGCACCAGGCGCGGCTGGCCGAGGCCGACGCCGAGCTGCTCGTCGCCCTCCCCCTCGCCGATGCCGCGGGCCCGAGGATCCCGCTCGAGCTCTTCCTGCAGCACCCCGTCGCGGTGCTGCGCGGCTGGCGGTCCATCGTGCTGGCGATGATGGGCCGGCTGGAGGAGTCCGCAGCGGCGGCCGCGGAGGCGTGGGACCGCGTCGACGAGCAGGCCGACCCCTACACCGCCTCCTACATCAAGGTCCTCGAGTCCTGGCGGCACGTGTGGCTCGACGACCCCGAGCAGGCGACGGCGCACAGCGAGTACGGCCTTGCGATCGCGACCAGGCACGGCTTCGCCCAGATGCAGGCGTTCTCACTGCCCCCACACGGCTGGGGCGTCGCCCGGTCCCAGGGACGCGTCGAGGAGGGCATCGGCGAGGTGAGGGCCGCGCTCACCGCGTTCGGGCAGCTCGGCCGGCACATGTTCGCCCACCTCATGCTCGGCGTGCTCGCCGAGCTGCAGCTGCTCTCCGGCGCACCGGAGGACGCGGCCGCGACCCTCGAGCGGGCGTTCGCCGAGTCGGCGTCCACCGGCGAGCGGTTCTTCCTGGCCGAGCTGCACCGGCTGCGCGCCGCCAGCCGGCAGGCGCTGGGCGCGCCGAGCCGCGACGTGTCCACGGAGCTGCGGACGGCGGTCGCGGTCGCCCGCGAGCAGGGGGCCGGCCTCTTCGAGGCCAGAGCTCGCGCCCTCCTGCCCATGTCGGTGGTCAGCTCGGCGTGAGCCGGGCCGCGGAGGAGTCCAACCGGCGCATGCTGCGCGCCCGCGACGCGATGGACAGGGCGTACGCGCAGCCGCTCGACATCGCGGCGCTCGCCCGGATCGCACTGACCTCCGAGGCGCACTTCATCCGTACGTTCCGGGCCACCTTTGGCGAGACGCCGCACCGCTACCTGCAGCGGCGCCGGGTGGAGCGGGCGATGGTCCTGCTGCGCGAGACCGACCGCCCGGTGACGGACATCTGCCTGGAGGTCGGGTTCACCAGCCTGGGGACGTTCAGCCGCACGTTCCGCGACATCGTCGGCGAGCCGCCGAGCGCGTACCGGCGGCGCGGGCCGGTCCCCCCGGTCCCGACGTGCTTCACCCGGGCCTGGATGCGGCCGAGCAGTTTCGGAGAAGCCGCGCCGCCGGACGGCCGCTAGCGTCGTCGGCATGTTGAACACCCTCGCGATCTCGTCCATCTACGTCCTCGACCAGGACGAGGCCCTCGACTTCTACGTCGGGAAGCTCGGCCTCGAGGTCAACACCGATGCCGATCTCGGCTTCATGCGTTGGCTCACCGTCAACGCTCCCGGCGAGCCGGGCCGGCAGATCCTGCTGGAGAAGCCCGGCCCCCCGTCGATGGACCCCGCCACCGCGGAGACCGTCCGCGAGCTGGTGGCCAAGGGCGCGACGGGCGGGCACCTGTTCTTCCAGACCGACGACGCGCAGAAGACGTACGACACGCTCAAGGAGCGCGGGGTGGAGATGACCGACGAGCCGACCCAGCGGCCGTACGGCATCGACTTCGGGCTGCGCGACCCGTTCGGCAACAGCGTGCGGATCAGCCAGCCGACCCCGCCGCCGGCCGGCTGAGCAGGCGGGCGGCGGCGGGCAGGCCGCGACAGGAGGGTTACACCGGGGGCGCACCGGGGAGGAGCGGGCCACGGTCCAGCCCGCGGCCGTCGGCCCCAGCCGACACCCGTCCCACCCGCCCGCGCAGGACGCGCGGGCGCACGGCCTTGATCGGACCCCCCACGTGCACGACACCGCTGCCGCGCCTGGTTGCCGCCCGTCCGTCACCGCGTACCTCGAGGACACCACCGGGGAGCTGCTGGAGCAGCTGACCGGGTGGCTCCGGCTGCGCTCGGTCTCCGCCGAGGAGGAGCACTTCCCGGACCTGCTGCGGTCGGCCAACTGGCTGGCCGGCACCTTGCGCGACACCGGGTTCCCGGTCGCCGAGGTGTGGACGACGGACGGCGCGCCCGCGGTGTACGCCGAGTGGTGTGCGGCCCCGGGCGCGCCGACCGTCCTCGTCTACAGCCACCACGACGTGCGCGCCGCCAAGGACGCGGACTGGGAGCAGACGCCGCCCTTCGAGCCGGCGCTGCGCGACGGACGGCTCTACGGCCGCGGCGCCTCCGACGCCAAGGGGCAGGTGCTGTGCCACGTCTGGGCGCTGCGCGCGCACCTGGCCGCGACGGGAAGGAACGCGCCCGCGGTCAACCTCAAGATGCTCGTCGAGGGCGAGGAGGAGGCCAACTCCACGCATCTGGAAGCGCTGCTGGAGGACAACCGGGAGCGGCTCGCCGCCGACCTGGTGGTGCTGTCGGACACGATGCTCTGGGCGGCCGACGCGCCGGCGGTCTGCACCGGCGTGCGCGGGATGCTCGGCGCGCAGCTGCAGGTGCTCGGGCCGCTGCGCGACATCCATGCCGGGGCCGTATCGGGCCCGGCGCCCAACCCGGCGGTCGAGCTGAGCCGGCTCCTCGCGCAGCTGCACGACGACGACGGCCGGGTCACGCTGCCGGGCTTCTACGACAGCGTGCAGGAGCCGTCCGAGCGCGAGCGGGCCGCGCTCGCCGCGCTCCCCTTCACCGAGCAGGGGTGGGTCGAGCGGACGCACACGCGCAGCATCGGCGGCGAGGCCGGGTACTCCGTCCCCGAGCGGCTGTATCTGCGGCCGGCGGTGGAGGTCATGTCGCTGATCGCCGGCGACCCCGTCGGGGCCTCGCGGGCCGCGATCCCGTCCGTCGCCACCGCGGACCTCAGCATCCGCACGGTCCCCGGGCAGACCGTCGCCCAGGCTGCGGAACAGCTGCGCCGGTGGGTGGCCGAGCGGATCAGTGACCGGGTCGACTACGAGCTCACGGTCTCGGAGGCGGACGGGCAGGAGCCGTACACCACCCCGGCCGGCCTCCCGGCGCTCGCCGCGCTGCGCGAGGCGATGGAGGAGGGCTTCGGGATGCCGGTCGGGCAGATGCGCGGTGCGGGCAGCGCCCCGGCCGAGCTGATGTCGCGGGTGCTCGACATCCCGGTGCTCTTCTTCGGCACCGGGCTGCCGGAGGACAACTGGCACGACAGCGACGAGAGCGTGCACGTCGCGACACTGCTGAACGGCGCGGCCTCAATGGCGCACTACTGGCCGCGCCTGGCCGCGCTCGGCACGGCCGACCTGTCCCAGGAGGGGGCGGCGTGACCGCCGAGCTGGCCGCGCCCACCCCGCCCGTCCTGACGAGCACCACGGCCCCCGCCACCGCCCGCGGCCCCGCGGAGGTGGGCCTCACCGTCGGCGTCGAGGAGGAGTACCACGTCGTCGACGCGACGACGCTGGAGATGCGCGACGACGCGGCGCTCAACCGGGCCGCGCTGCGGGGCGCCCTCGGAGCGAGCGTGCACGCGGAGATCGCGACCACCCAGCTCGAGGTCGCCACCGAGGTGTGCACGTCGCTGGCCGACGTGCGGCAGGGGCTGCGAACGGTCCGCGCGCAGGCGGCGGACGCGGCCGCCGGCGTAGGAGCGACCATCGTCGCCGCGTCGACCCACCCGTTCGCCTCCTGGGAGCAGCAGCGCCTGACCGCACGCCCGCGCTACCTCGAGCTGTTCGAGAAGTGGGCCCTGCTCGCCCTGCAGCAGGTCATCTGCGGCTGCCACGTGCACGTCTCGGTCCCGGACCTCGACACGGCCGTCGCGGTGATGGACCGGGCGCGACCGTACCTCCCGGCCCTGCTCGCCCTGACCGGGAGCTCACCCTTCCACGAGGGGGTCGACACCGGCTACGAGAGCTACCGCACCCAGTGGTTCGCCCGCTGGCCCATCACCGGCGCGACCGAGCCGCTCGGCGACGGGGCGGCCTACCGCCGGGTCGTCGAGGGCCTGCGCACGGCCGGCTGCGTCGACGACGCGTCCAACCTCTACTGGGACGTGCGCCCGTCCGAGCGCTACCCCACGCTGGAGTACCGCATCGGGGACGTCTGCACCAGCCTGGACGACGCGGTGCTCCACGCCGCGCTGGCGCGGGCGCTCACCCGGACGCTCGCGGCCCGGGCCCGGGCCGGCCTGCCCGCGGAGGAGGTACGCCCCGAGCTGCTGCGCGCGGCGCGCTGGCGTGCCGCCCGGCACGGGCTGCAGGGCAGCCTGTTCGACCCGCTGCGCGGCGAGCTGGTACCCGCCCCCGCCGCCGTCGGCGACCTCCTCGCGATGCTGCGCGACGACCTCGAGGACAGGGGTGAGTGGGACGAGGTGCAGGCGCTGGCCGGGCAGGCCCTGGCCCGCGGGACGTCCGCGGCCCGCCAGCGGGCGGTGCTCCATCGACAGGGCGACCCGGTCGCGGTCGCCCGCATGCTGGTCGACGAGAGCCTGCGCGGGGTGCGGTGACGGCCCGGCGACGGCCGACCTGACACCGGACGAGCCCGGCGCCGCTCGAGGCGGCGCCGGGGCTCGCTGCTCGGACGAGCTACTTGCGGCCGGGCCGCCAGTTCAGCCCGAAGCCGTACGCCTGGTCCAGCACGTCCTGGGCGCCGTGGATGTAGCGCACCTCGCGGCGTACCTGCAGCTGGCCGCCGACGTTCTCCAGCAGCGCGATCGCGCAGATCGGGGCGGAGGGGTCCGTCTCGTCGAGGCGGACCTCGATCTGCGGGCCATCGGTCGGGTAGAGCGTGACGACGCCGGCGGCCTCGGCCCAGTTGGGGGTGCCCTGGTAGATCAGCGCGAACACCAGGATGCGCCGGATCGCCTCGAGCTGGGAGAGGTCGACGAACATGTTCTCGCCGCCGGAGTTGCTGCCCGAGCGGTCGTCGCCGTCGAGCCGGATGACCGGCGTGGAGCCGTGGGCGCGGGCCTCGAACGAGTTGCCGAGCGCCTGCACGACGCCCTTGGACCCGTCGCTGAACTCGTAGAGGCAGCCGAGGTCGAGGTCGATGCCGGGCGTCGCGGCCGCGGTCAGGCGCTTGAGGAAGCCCTTCGCCTGCTGCTGGCCTCCCGGACGGGAGTTCCAGTTGAGGTTGACCCGCAGCGACCCGGAGCCGCCCGCGCCCTTGCTGAGGTTGACGGTGGGCGCCGACTTGGTCAGCGTCACCTTGCTCAGCGAGACGTTGCCGCCCGCCGGCGGGGTCGGCTGGGGGGCCGGCTGCCGCTTGTTGTAGTCGATCGCCATGTCAGACCCCCACGCCGAAGTCGAGCGCGATGCCGCGCAGCCCGGAAGCGTAGCCCTGGCCGACGGCCCGGAACTTCCACTCGCCGTTGTGCCGGTAGACCTCGCCGAAGATCATCGCCGTCTCGGTGGAGGCGTCCTCGGCCAGGTCGTAGCGGGCGATCTCCTGCCCCGTGGGCTGGTCGACGATGCGGATGAAGGCGTTCTGCACCTGGCCGAACGTCTGCCGGCGCGGCTCCGCGTCGTAGATCGAGACCGGGAACACGATCTTCTGCACCTCGGGCGCCACGCGCGCGAGGTCGACGATGATCGTCTCGTCGTCGCCCTCGCCCTCGCCGGTGAGGTTGTCGCCGGTGTGCATGACCGTCCCGTCCGGGCTCTTGAGGTTGTTGA contains the following coding sequences:
- a CDS encoding VOC family protein, which produces MLNTLAISSIYVLDQDEALDFYVGKLGLEVNTDADLGFMRWLTVNAPGEPGRQILLEKPGPPSMDPATAETVRELVAKGATGGHLFFQTDDAQKTYDTLKERGVEMTDEPTQRPYGIDFGLRDPFGNSVRISQPTPPPAG
- a CDS encoding TerD family protein, which gives rise to MGVSLAKGGNVSLTKGVANLTSVVVGLGWDVRTTTGADFDLDASAILCGADGRVLSDSHFVFFNNLKSPDGTVMHTGDNLTGEGEGDDETIIVDLARVAPEVQKIVFPVSIYDAEPRRQTFGQVQNAFIRIVDQPTGQEIARYDLAEDASTETAMIFGEVYRHNGEWKFRAVGQGYASGLRGIALDFGVGV
- a CDS encoding helix-turn-helix domain-containing protein produces the protein MSRAAEESNRRMLRARDAMDRAYAQPLDIAALARIALTSEAHFIRTFRATFGETPHRYLQRRRVERAMVLLRETDRPVTDICLEVGFTSLGTFSRTFRDIVGEPPSAYRRRGPVPPVPTCFTRAWMRPSSFGEAAPPDGR
- a CDS encoding carboxylate-amine ligase codes for the protein MTAELAAPTPPVLTSTTAPATARGPAEVGLTVGVEEEYHVVDATTLEMRDDAALNRAALRGALGASVHAEIATTQLEVATEVCTSLADVRQGLRTVRAQAADAAAGVGATIVAASTHPFASWEQQRLTARPRYLELFEKWALLALQQVICGCHVHVSVPDLDTAVAVMDRARPYLPALLALTGSSPFHEGVDTGYESYRTQWFARWPITGATEPLGDGAAYRRVVEGLRTAGCVDDASNLYWDVRPSERYPTLEYRIGDVCTSLDDAVLHAALARALTRTLAARARAGLPAEEVRPELLRAARWRAARHGLQGSLFDPLRGELVPAPAAVGDLLAMLRDDLEDRGEWDEVQALAGQALARGTSAARQRAVLHRQGDPVAVARMLVDESLRGVR
- a CDS encoding ATP-binding protein encodes the protein MPTEDSVHFAVLGPLTVSTAGRPVEPAAPAQRALLAALLVDAPRVVSLETLANRLWEDRPPAAGVRNLHAHVSRLRRALEPHRPDDWTVLVTRAPGYQLDVDPDSVDAVVFESEARRARQLADAGDTVAARERLAAALALWRGTAYADVPQLFARAEAARLEELRQGAFELACDLDLALGRHAELAEQLPSLVRAQPLREPLRAALMLALYRSGRQADALAVFTEGREALADELGVDPGRELSELHTRILRQDPALDLASTVSTVSTASTASAAPPPAPAVAAAPAAAPSSAPAPAAEPAPGPAPASPHAPGVLVGRADELVALTGALSAAAGGSPRTVVLVGEAGIGKTRLAEEAAAVGAADGAVVAWGRCWEHEGAPALWPWAQALQSLAESVGPEVTRAALAGRAADVAQVVPGLRPLVDEPATDAPSPDVARVRLYDAVAAFLTVLGRDRPLLLVLEDLHWGDAASRQLAEYVAATLRDTRVAVVVTVRLPNDSRDPQSARMLAELARGAGTLRLDLAGLAASDVEAYVAAASGSEVPPGVADAIRGRTDGNPFYIAELVRALTTEGTLASPAEAAVPGTVRDVITSRLRALGPEEGELLRAVAVTGRAFDLALLQEVTGLADADLDDRLDRATAAGIFVSEPDHPGRYRFAHALVQETLLEQTGPARRARLHARAGAALERRHADDLAGHAEELAHHFRAAGSAATAPQAVRYSLLAAESARSRWAYEDAEQHLRAAIVAAQLLPPGDRAEQELAARVALGSLLTHTLGYNAPEVGAQRRRALELAREAGSHGELLSALWGTWGHALVGADLDTADQLTDEMSQAAQSTGDDMLLLAAHHARGQVRWHQARLAEADAELLVALPLADAAGPRIPLELFLQHPVAVLRGWRSIVLAMMGRLEESAAAAAEAWDRVDEQADPYTASYIKVLESWRHVWLDDPEQATAHSEYGLAIATRHGFAQMQAFSLPPHGWGVARSQGRVEEGIGEVRAALTAFGQLGRHMFAHLMLGVLAELQLLSGAPEDAAATLERAFAESASTGERFFLAELHRLRAASRQALGAPSRDVSTELRTAVAVAREQGAGLFEARARALLPMSVVSSA
- a CDS encoding TerD family protein, whose protein sequence is MAIDYNKRQPAPQPTPPAGGNVSLSKVTLTKSAPTVNLSKGAGGSGSLRVNLNWNSRPGGQQQAKGFLKRLTAAATPGIDLDLGCLYEFSDGSKGVVQALGNSFEARAHGSTPVIRLDGDDRSGSNSGGENMFVDLSQLEAIRRILVFALIYQGTPNWAEAAGVVTLYPTDGPQIEVRLDETDPSAPICAIALLENVGGQLQVRREVRYIHGAQDVLDQAYGFGLNWRPGRK
- a CDS encoding M20/M25/M40 family metallo-hydrolase, with the protein product MHDTAAAPGCRPSVTAYLEDTTGELLEQLTGWLRLRSVSAEEEHFPDLLRSANWLAGTLRDTGFPVAEVWTTDGAPAVYAEWCAAPGAPTVLVYSHHDVRAAKDADWEQTPPFEPALRDGRLYGRGASDAKGQVLCHVWALRAHLAATGRNAPAVNLKMLVEGEEEANSTHLEALLEDNRERLAADLVVLSDTMLWAADAPAVCTGVRGMLGAQLQVLGPLRDIHAGAVSGPAPNPAVELSRLLAQLHDDDGRVTLPGFYDSVQEPSERERAALAALPFTEQGWVERTHTRSIGGEAGYSVPERLYLRPAVEVMSLIAGDPVGASRAAIPSVATADLSIRTVPGQTVAQAAEQLRRWVAERISDRVDYELTVSEADGQEPYTTPAGLPALAALREAMEEGFGMPVGQMRGAGSAPAELMSRVLDIPVLFFGTGLPEDNWHDSDESVHVATLLNGAASMAHYWPRLAALGTADLSQEGAA